A window of Streptomyces sp. NBC_01224 genomic DNA:
TCGGACTCGGGTCTACGGGGGAGGGGTGCGCTCAGGGGTGGTTGGTCGGCTGCGCTCCGGCGAGGCCGAGGCCCGTGGACGCCTGCCGGTCCGCCGGGACCGTGGCCGTGGCCGGTGTGGAGACCGGGACCTGCGCCGGGTCGCCCGCCGCCGGTGCGGGCCGCCGCAGTGCCGGAGGAGTCGCGGGCGGCTGCGCGGACGTGTCGCCCAGGAAGACCCGGCGCACCACCCGCTCCGCCGCGTGCCCGTCGTCGTACGGACAGAAACGCTCCCGGAACGCCGCGCGCAGCCGGGCGGAGCGGGTGCCGCACCAGTGGCCGGTCGCGAAGACGTCGAGCAGTTCGTCCTCGCTGTGCGCGATCGCGCCGGGCGGGCAGGAGAGCAGGTCGAAGTAGGTACCGCGGGCCGCTTCGTACGCCTCGCGGTCGTCGCAGTGGATGACGACGGGCCGGTCCAGATTGGCGTAGTCGAACATCAGCGACGAGTAGTCCGTGATCAGCGCGTCCGAGGCGAGCGCGAGCGCCTCGACGCACGGGTGGCCGCTGACGTCGATGATCCGCGGGTGCGGTTCGCGGACCGGCGGAGCCCCGTACGAGTAGTGGGCGCGGCTCAGGATCACAAAGCCCGGACCGAGGACCCGCAGCACGCGTGCCAGGTCGAGCGCGATGTGCTGGTCGCGCCGGTAGTCGCGGTGCGTGGGCGCGTACAGCAGGGCCAGCGTGCCCTCGGGGATGCCGATCGACTCGCGCAGCCGCGCCACGTCGTCGGCGGTTGCCCGCTGGTAGACGTCATTGCGCGGATAGCCGTACTCCAGCGTCGCGCAGCTCGCGGAGGCCGACGGATAGGCCTTCTCCCAGACGAGGGTGGAGTGCTGGTTCGCGGAGAGGGAGTAATCCCACTTGTCGACATTGGCGAGCAGCCGGCCGAAGTCCATCCCGCGGGCCGCCGCAGGCCGGTCCTGGAGGTCGAGGCCCATGGTCTTGAGCGGTGTGCCGTGGTGGGTCTGGAGCAGTACCTGGCCGCGTCGCTTGACCAGCCGCCGGTCGAAGTTGACGTTGTTCACCAGATACCTGGAGCGGGCCAGCGCCCGCCAGTAGCCATACGTTCCGGGGGTGAGCCGCTCTGTTGCGGTGGGCACGGTGTGCGCGTCCTCGGGGCGGCAGATCCAGGCGGTCCGCAGGCCGGGGACGAGTTCGCGGGCCTTCGCCTCGATCGCGGCCGGATTGCAGGCGTAGCCGCGGTGCCAGTACGCCGCGAACACCGCCCGGTCCGCCTGGACGGGCAGCCGCAGCTGGATGCGGTAGTACGCCCGGAGCGCGGCGGCCCGCAGCACCCGGCGGACAGCCGTGGTCACCTTCCGCAGCCGGCCGTGCAGCAACTGCGCGGTCCACAGCGCACGGTACGTGCGGTGCGCGCCCAGCCGGATCAGGCCGTGGCGCAGCCGGGCGCGGCGCGGGGCGGGGGCGCCCGGAGTGCGGTAGCGGCCGCAATGGGTGCGGGCGCGGCGGAAGAACTCGGCGCGGCTGCGGCGCGGCAGTCGGCCGGGGGCGGTGAACAGGGTGCAGAAGTGGTCGAGCATCCTGCGGAAGATCACCGGTCGCCAGGGCGCGAGTTCGGGGCGGGCGTCGATGAACGCGAAGACCCGGTCGTACTGTTCGAAGATGTCGAAGTGCTTGCGGCTGGTGGTGGCCAGGATGTTGCCCTGGCGCCGCTGCCGGTAGCCGACGCACACCCGGTCGAGTACCGCGATCGAGCGGGCGGCCAGCAGCACCGGGTACGTCCAGGGCGTGTCCTCGTAGTAGCCGGGCGGGAAGGCGAATCCCTCGGCCTCGACGAACGCCCGGCGGTACGCCTTGTTCCAGACGACCATCAGGACCTTCAGCAGCCCGGGCCGGCCGGCGAGCGTGAAGGTGGCGGGGCCGGTCTCGGCGAGGTGTTCGGCGAAGGTGTTGCGTACGCTCTCGCCCGTCCAGTACGTACGGGCGTAGTCGTAGACCAGGACGTCCGGTTCCCCGGTCTCCTCGATCCGGTCGGCGACGGCCCGCAGGGCGCCGGGGGCGAGGGTGTCGTCGCTGTCCAGGAAGATCAGATAGTCGCCGGTGGCCTGTGCGATCCCGGCGTTACGGGCCTGGCCCAGACCCACGTTCTCCGGCAGATGCAGGGCCCGCACCCGTTGGTCGCGGGCGGCGAACTCGTCGATGACGGCGCCGCAGGCATCGGGTGAGCAGTCGTCAACCGCGATGAGCTCGAAGTCCTCGAAGGACTGGGTCAGCACCGAGTCCAGGCTCTCGTGCAGATACGCCTGAACCCGGTAAGCGGGCACGATGACACTGAACCGGGGCACAACACATCCATGGGTCGTTCGCAGCGCGGGCGGGTGGTCCGCAAACGTCCGATGGAGTGACAGGGTTACGCCAAAATGTGGCAAATCCGCAAAATTGCAGGTGGGGTGGTCCTGTTGCGGTGAACAGGACCACCCCGTGTTGACGTACGGCTGTGCGACTACTTCACCGCGCCCGCCATCACGCCGGAGACGAACTGACGCTGGAAGGCGAAGAAGACCGCAAGCGGAATGACCATCGACACGAAGGCGCCGGGCGCCAGCACGTCGATGTTGTTGCCGAACTGCCGTACCTGCTGCTGCAGCGCCACCGTGATCGGCGGGGAGCCGGAGTCCGCGAAGATCAGTGCGACCAGCATGTCGTTCCACACCCAGAGGAACTGGAAGATCCCGAGCGAGGCGATCGCCGGACCGCCCAGCGGCATCACGACCCGGGTGAAGAGCCGGATCTCGCCCGCCCCGTCGAGCCGGGCCGCCTCCAGCAGCTCCCTCGGGATCTCCGCGAAGAAGTTCCGCAGCAGGAAGATCGCGAAGGGCAGACCGAAGGCCGTGTGGAAGATGATCACGCCGAAGGTCGTCTCGAAGATCCCGACCGCGCCGAAGAGCTTGGAGACGGGGACCAGGGCGACCTGCACCGGAACCACCAACAGCCCCACGACCACGAGGAACCACCAGTCGCGGCCGGGGAACTCCATCCAGGCGAAGGCGTATCCGGCCAGTGAACCGATCACGACGACCAGGACGGTCGCCGGGACGGTGATCATGACCGTGCTGAGGAGGGAGTGGGTGATGGTCGAATTGTCCAGCAGCCGGGAGTAGTTGTCGAAGGTGAGCTGGGACGGGGCCGTGAAGACCTTCCACCAGCCGGTCGACGCGATGTCGTCCGCACCGCGCAGCGAGGACAGCAGCAGCCCGATGGTCGGCATCAGCCAGAACAGGCCCACCAGGATGAGGAAGACCCTCATCACACCGCCGCCGGCGCGGGCGGCGATGCGTGCGCCGAGGGACTGTTCG
This region includes:
- a CDS encoding bifunctional glycosyltransferase/CDP-glycerol:glycerophosphate glycerophosphotransferase produces the protein MPRFSVIVPAYRVQAYLHESLDSVLTQSFEDFELIAVDDCSPDACGAVIDEFAARDQRVRALHLPENVGLGQARNAGIAQATGDYLIFLDSDDTLAPGALRAVADRIEETGEPDVLVYDYARTYWTGESVRNTFAEHLAETGPATFTLAGRPGLLKVLMVVWNKAYRRAFVEAEGFAFPPGYYEDTPWTYPVLLAARSIAVLDRVCVGYRQRRQGNILATTSRKHFDIFEQYDRVFAFIDARPELAPWRPVIFRRMLDHFCTLFTAPGRLPRRSRAEFFRRARTHCGRYRTPGAPAPRRARLRHGLIRLGAHRTYRALWTAQLLHGRLRKVTTAVRRVLRAAALRAYYRIQLRLPVQADRAVFAAYWHRGYACNPAAIEAKARELVPGLRTAWICRPEDAHTVPTATERLTPGTYGYWRALARSRYLVNNVNFDRRLVKRRGQVLLQTHHGTPLKTMGLDLQDRPAAARGMDFGRLLANVDKWDYSLSANQHSTLVWEKAYPSASASCATLEYGYPRNDVYQRATADDVARLRESIGIPEGTLALLYAPTHRDYRRDQHIALDLARVLRVLGPGFVILSRAHYSYGAPPVREPHPRIIDVSGHPCVEALALASDALITDYSSLMFDYANLDRPVVIHCDDREAYEAARGTYFDLLSCPPGAIAHSEDELLDVFATGHWCGTRSARLRAAFRERFCPYDDGHAAERVVRRVFLGDTSAQPPATPPALRRPAPAAGDPAQVPVSTPATATVPADRQASTGLGLAGAQPTNHP
- a CDS encoding carbohydrate ABC transporter permease, which gives rise to MTTASNTATSTTAATEPVKAEQSLGARIAARAGGGVMRVFLILVGLFWLMPTIGLLLSSLRGADDIASTGWWKVFTAPSQLTFDNYSRLLDNSTITHSLLSTVMITVPATVLVVVIGSLAGYAFAWMEFPGRDWWFLVVVGLLVVPVQVALVPVSKLFGAVGIFETTFGVIIFHTAFGLPFAIFLLRNFFAEIPRELLEAARLDGAGEIRLFTRVVMPLGGPAIASLGIFQFLWVWNDMLVALIFADSGSPPITVALQQQVRQFGNNIDVLAPGAFVSMVIPLAVFFAFQRQFVSGVMAGAVK